The Halosimplex litoreum genome has a window encoding:
- the aroA gene encoding 3-phosphoshikimate 1-carboxyvinyltransferase: MDATIERSTVEGRARAPPSKSYTHRAILAAGYGDEATVHDPLVSADTQATRRAVEAYGGETDLSADRSTLRVSGFDGRPDVPADVIDCANSGTTMRLTTATAALADGLTVLTGDGSLRSRPQAPLLEAIEQLDGRAESTRGNGQAPLVIGGPVDGGTASIPGDVSSQFVTALLMAGAVSEEGISVDLETELKSAPYVDITIEVLEAFGVDAAETDDGYRVEGGQSYTPDGGEYHVPGDFSSMSYLLAAGALAAPDGLVVEGAYPSAQGDSAIVDVLERMGADIDWDRDAGEIAVSQSALSGVEVSVADTPDLLPTIAVLGAAADGTTSIVDCEHVRYKETDRVSVMADSLTEMGAAVVEERDRLSIRGAETDLRGATLPGRDDHRIIMSLAVAGLVADGETTITAAEDVDVSFPGFFDTLAELGATVST; the protein is encoded by the coding sequence ATGGACGCCACTATCGAGCGGTCGACGGTCGAGGGACGGGCGCGCGCCCCGCCGTCGAAGAGCTACACGCACCGGGCGATCCTCGCCGCAGGGTACGGAGACGAGGCGACGGTCCACGACCCGCTGGTCAGCGCCGACACCCAGGCCACACGCCGCGCAGTCGAGGCCTACGGCGGCGAGACCGACCTCTCGGCGGACCGGTCGACTCTGCGGGTCTCGGGATTCGACGGCCGACCGGACGTGCCCGCCGACGTGATCGACTGCGCCAACAGCGGGACGACCATGCGCCTCACCACCGCGACGGCCGCCCTCGCCGACGGTCTGACCGTTCTCACTGGCGACGGGTCGCTCCGCTCGCGCCCGCAGGCCCCCCTGCTCGAGGCCATCGAACAACTCGACGGTCGCGCCGAGAGCACCCGCGGCAACGGCCAGGCACCGCTCGTGATCGGTGGCCCCGTCGACGGCGGCACGGCGTCGATCCCCGGCGACGTGTCCTCGCAGTTCGTCACCGCGCTGCTGATGGCCGGCGCCGTCTCCGAAGAGGGGATCTCCGTCGATCTGGAGACCGAACTCAAGTCCGCGCCGTACGTCGACATCACGATCGAAGTGCTGGAGGCGTTCGGCGTCGACGCCGCCGAGACCGACGACGGCTACCGCGTCGAAGGCGGCCAGTCTTACACGCCCGACGGCGGCGAGTATCACGTCCCCGGCGACTTCTCCTCGATGTCCTACCTCCTCGCCGCCGGCGCGCTGGCCGCACCGGACGGCCTCGTCGTCGAGGGCGCCTACCCCAGCGCCCAAGGCGATTCGGCCATCGTCGACGTGCTCGAACGGATGGGCGCCGACATCGACTGGGACCGCGACGCAGGCGAGATCGCCGTCAGCCAGTCGGCGCTGTCCGGGGTCGAGGTCAGCGTCGCAGACACGCCCGACCTCCTCCCGACCATCGCGGTCCTCGGCGCCGCCGCCGACGGCACGACCTCGATCGTCGACTGCGAGCACGTCCGCTACAAGGAGACCGACCGCGTCAGCGTCATGGCCGACTCGCTCACCGAGATGGGCGCCGCCGTCGTCGAGGAGCGCGACCGCCTGTCCATCCGCGGCGCCGAGACCGATCTGCGCGGCGCCACGCTCCCGGGTCGCGACGACCACCGCATCATCATGTCGCTGGCCGTCGCCGGCCTCGTCGCCGACGGCGAGACCACCATCACGGCGGCCGAGGACGTGGACGTGTCCTTCCCCGGCTTCTTCGACACGCTCGCCGAACTGGGCGCGACCGTCTCGACGTAA
- a CDS encoding PIN domain-containing protein, whose protein sequence is MILDTDFLIELDAGSDRALAHARELEDGGVPLRIPTIVTFEWFISVGKGSAAEANRRAFRRLVSGKPTVELTDSIGRRAGELEGVHQGSDSKVRLGHGDAIVAATAMELDEPVVTTDADFEEIDGLDVSAP, encoded by the coding sequence ATGATCCTCGATACCGACTTTCTCATCGAACTGGACGCGGGGTCCGACCGAGCGCTGGCGCACGCTCGCGAACTGGAAGACGGCGGCGTCCCGCTCCGCATCCCGACCATCGTCACGTTCGAGTGGTTCATTTCCGTCGGGAAAGGGTCGGCGGCCGAGGCGAACCGGCGCGCGTTCCGGCGGCTGGTCTCGGGGAAACCGACGGTCGAACTCACGGACAGCATCGGTCGGCGCGCGGGCGAACTCGAAGGCGTCCACCAGGGGTCCGACTCGAAGGTTCGGCTCGGACACGGCGATGCCATCGTCGCGGCGACCGCCATGGAGCTCGACGAACCCGTCGTGACGACGGACGCCGACTTCGAGGAAATCGACGGGCTCGACGTGTCGGCTCCGTAG
- a CDS encoding antitoxin VapB family protein — protein sequence MGTKQVRLDESVYERIKRQKFDGETFSEAIDRLTDGYTLLDFAADLEGGPSAEERRAAIDAAEDAQREEMERLRE from the coding sequence ATGGGGACGAAGCAGGTCCGGCTCGACGAATCGGTGTACGAACGTATCAAGCGCCAGAAGTTCGACGGGGAGACGTTCAGCGAGGCTATCGACCGGTTGACCGACGGATACACGCTGCTCGATTTCGCCGCCGACCTCGAAGGCGGACCGTCCGCCGAGGAGCGGAGAGCGGCCATCGACGCGGCGGAGGACGCCCAGCGCGAGGAGATGGAGCGCTTGCGGGAATGA
- the msrA gene encoding peptide-methionine (S)-S-oxide reductase MsrA: protein MTETATATLAGGCFWCIEAAFEELSGVEDVTSGYAGGDVDDPTYRQVCSGSTGHAEVVQVEYDPETIAYEDLLEVFFRIHDPTTKDRQGPDVGSQYRSAVYYHDDEQKAVVERFVHNLQQGGEFDSYETDEIVTEIAPLDTFWRAEEKHQNYYDKNPNDRYCQFHAEPKVKKVREEFADRTAKNV, encoded by the coding sequence ATGACAGAGACAGCAACGGCGACGCTCGCGGGCGGCTGCTTCTGGTGTATCGAGGCGGCGTTCGAGGAACTATCCGGCGTCGAGGACGTCACCTCGGGGTACGCCGGCGGCGACGTCGACGATCCGACCTACAGACAGGTCTGTTCGGGCTCGACCGGCCACGCCGAGGTCGTCCAGGTCGAGTACGACCCGGAGACGATCGCATACGAGGACCTGCTGGAAGTCTTCTTCCGTATCCACGACCCGACGACGAAGGACCGACAGGGGCCGGACGTGGGCTCGCAGTACCGCTCCGCGGTCTACTACCACGACGACGAACAGAAGGCGGTCGTCGAGCGCTTCGTCCACAACCTCCAGCAGGGCGGCGAGTTCGACAGCTACGAGACCGACGAGATCGTCACCGAGATCGCGCCGCTGGATACCTTCTGGCGGGCCGAGGAGAAACACCAGAACTACTACGACAAGAACCCGAACGACCGCTACTGCCAGTTCCACGCCGAGCCGAAGGTCAAGAAGGTCCGCGAGGAGTTCGCCGACCGGACCGCGAAGAACGTCTGA